The proteins below are encoded in one region of Metabacillus dongyingensis:
- a CDS encoding Na(+)/H(+) antiporter subunit B, whose translation MKKTHIKTNDVILQTITKVVFFIIIIFSIYLFFAGHYTPGGGFVGGLMTSSAIVLLLLAYDVKTVINILPVNYINLAAAGLLIAVLTGVGSFFFGVPFLSHTFGHVDLPILGDTELATAVLFDLGVYLVVIGVTLTIIQTIGETE comes from the coding sequence ATGAAAAAAACACATATCAAAACAAACGACGTGATCCTGCAGACGATTACTAAAGTTGTGTTCTTCATTATCATCATTTTCTCAATTTATCTCTTTTTCGCCGGACACTACACACCTGGCGGCGGATTTGTCGGAGGATTAATGACTTCCTCTGCAATTGTGCTGCTTCTGCTCGCTTATGATGTAAAAACAGTCATCAATATATTGCCTGTCAATTACATTAATCTTGCTGCAGCGGGACTGCTGATCGCCGTTTTAACAGGCGTCGGATCTTTCTTTTTCGGCGTTCCGTTTTTATCCCATACATTCGGTCATGTTGATCTGCCGATTCTTGGGGATACGGAGCTTGCAACAGCAGTCTTGTTTGATCTTGGCGTTTATCTTGTTGTAATCGGTGTAACCCTGACCATTATTCAGACGATTGGAGAGACAGAATAA
- a CDS encoding Na+/H+ antiporter subunit E, protein MAFQILLNFSIAFTWMFLKGEYSVRDFFNGYFFGLLMIFALRRFFNHRFYLWNIIAVLKLLYIFNRELIMSNLAVLKIVLAPKITTRPGIFKLETELKKDWEITILANLITLTPGTLVVEVSDDNRFLYIHAMDLEDAEEARKDIKNTFEKAIQEVSR, encoded by the coding sequence ATGGCCTTTCAAATTTTACTTAATTTCTCTATTGCATTTACATGGATGTTCTTAAAGGGCGAATACTCCGTCCGAGACTTTTTTAACGGCTACTTCTTCGGACTGCTGATGATCTTTGCGCTGCGCCGTTTTTTCAATCACCGGTTCTATCTATGGAATATTATCGCCGTTTTAAAGCTCCTTTATATTTTCAACCGTGAGCTGATTATGTCTAATCTTGCGGTATTAAAAATCGTGCTTGCACCTAAAATCACAACCCGGCCCGGGATTTTCAAGCTTGAAACAGAACTGAAAAAAGATTGGGAAATTACCATTCTGGCCAATTTAATTACCTTGACTCCCGGAACTCTTGTCGTTGAGGTCTCAGACGATAACCGCTTTCTGTATATTCATGCGATGGACTTAGAAGACGCAGAAGAAGCAAGAAAAGATATTAAAAACACGTTTGAGAAAGCCATTCAGGAGGTGAGCCGCTAA
- a CDS encoding Na(+)/H(+) antiporter subunit C produces MEILMAIVVGILFMAATYLMLSKSLLRIIIGTGLLSHGAHLLILTMGGLKKGAAPLLGEEASSYVDPLPQALILTAIVISFGVTSFLLVLAYRAYQELGSDDMDQLRGNDHNE; encoded by the coding sequence ATGGAAATTTTAATGGCAATCGTTGTTGGTATATTGTTTATGGCTGCAACTTATTTAATGCTATCTAAAAGCTTGCTTCGCATTATTATCGGTACAGGTTTGCTGAGCCATGGCGCCCATCTTTTGATCCTTACTATGGGCGGATTGAAAAAAGGCGCAGCACCGCTTCTTGGCGAAGAAGCTTCATCATATGTCGATCCTTTGCCGCAGGCTTTGATTTTAACGGCAATTGTTATCAGCTTTGGTGTTACATCCTTCTTGCTTGTTTTAGCTTACAGAGCGTATCAGGAACTTGGAAGTGATGATATGGATCAGTTAAGGGGAAATGATCATAATGAATAA
- the mnhG gene encoding monovalent cation/H(+) antiporter subunit G, whose translation MIVIANIIIGYFILQGALLSLIAAFGVVRLPDAYTRNHAASKSATLGVISILLGVFFYFWLIEGHLNARIILGIVFVFMTAPVAGHLIMRAAYNTKVPLWEKSVQDDLESDRKSESVKG comes from the coding sequence ATGATCGTAATAGCTAATATCATTATTGGGTATTTCATTCTTCAGGGGGCACTGCTGAGTCTGATAGCAGCCTTTGGGGTTGTCCGCCTGCCTGATGCCTATACGCGCAATCATGCCGCTTCCAAGAGCGCAACGCTTGGCGTCATCAGTATCCTGCTTGGTGTATTCTTCTATTTTTGGCTGATTGAAGGCCATTTAAATGCACGAATCATACTGGGGATTGTTTTTGTTTTTATGACAGCACCGGTTGCCGGGCACCTCATTATGAGGGCTGCCTATAACACGAAAGTACCGCTTTGGGAAAAAAGTGTTCAGGACGATTTAGAATCAGACCGGAAAAGTGAAAGTGTAAAAGGATGA
- a CDS encoding MFS transporter gives MWTANFFVAASATMIMPFLSLYLSTFGDFSDDYVRKWAGYVFGISFLMAFLVSPLWGRFGDKYGYKKILLITGSGIATSILLMGFVKSVHELFLLRLVMGAVTGFIPTSLALISAQTEKEVAGRTLGTLQMGTVSGGLFGPLIGGLLADQFGFTYTFFITSGVIYISVLLVAFGIKEAPLRVKEEKKKSYTRKQVLQHIFKSPLLLTIMFLTLLVQIGNFSIQPLLALYVSELHGPVNLAFFSGLAFSATGAGNLIASRRWGSLGDRIGHEKVLIGLLVASVFCFIPQALVQNLWQLMIFRFLFGMAIGGIIPCITAFIRQTAPVAMQGEVLGYNVSFKFLGNVVGPVLGGIIAGSFGISAVFYVTAGLFLCSAVLLWKSLRSEQKALAKAS, from the coding sequence ATGTGGACGGCTAACTTTTTTGTTGCAGCAAGTGCGACCATGATTATGCCCTTTTTGTCTTTATACTTGAGCACATTTGGCGATTTTTCAGATGACTATGTGCGCAAATGGGCTGGCTATGTATTTGGCATCTCTTTTTTGATGGCTTTTCTTGTTTCGCCATTATGGGGAAGATTTGGAGATAAGTATGGCTATAAGAAAATTTTGCTGATTACAGGCTCCGGCATTGCCACAAGCATTCTTTTAATGGGTTTCGTAAAATCTGTTCATGAGTTATTTTTACTGCGGCTGGTGATGGGTGCTGTAACTGGATTTATCCCGACTTCTCTCGCTTTAATTTCAGCCCAGACTGAAAAGGAGGTAGCAGGACGCACGCTCGGAACCCTTCAGATGGGGACGGTATCAGGAGGCTTATTCGGACCGCTTATTGGAGGTCTTCTCGCTGACCAGTTTGGTTTTACGTACACGTTTTTCATTACGTCAGGCGTTATATACATATCTGTCCTTCTTGTTGCTTTTGGGATTAAAGAAGCACCGCTCAGAGTAAAAGAGGAAAAAAAGAAATCGTACACAAGAAAACAAGTCTTGCAGCATATTTTTAAATCTCCTCTCCTCTTAACCATTATGTTCTTAACCCTCCTTGTCCAAATTGGCAATTTCAGCATACAGCCGCTGCTAGCTCTTTATGTGAGCGAACTTCACGGCCCGGTCAATCTGGCATTTTTCTCAGGACTCGCTTTTTCCGCTACTGGCGCCGGCAATTTAATCGCTTCAAGGAGATGGGGTTCTCTTGGTGATCGGATTGGACATGAAAAAGTGCTGATTGGATTATTGGTTGCCTCTGTCTTCTGTTTTATTCCGCAGGCGCTTGTCCAAAATTTATGGCAGCTGATGATTTTCCGCTTTCTGTTTGGCATGGCGATTGGCGGCATCATTCCCTGCATTACGGCATTCATCCGCCAGACAGCACCTGTAGCTATGCAGGGCGAGGTCCTTGGCTACAATGTCAGCTTTAAGTTTCTCGGCAATGTTGTCGGACCTGTTCTTGGCGGAATCATTGCAGGCAGCTTCGGAATCTCTGCTGTTTTTTATGTAACAGCCGGTTTGTTTCTGTGCAGCGCGGTTCTATTATGGAAAAGCCTGCGCAGTGAACAAAAAGCCCTGGCAAAAGCGAGCTGA
- a CDS encoding Na(+)/H(+) antiporter subunit F1, with product MLDLVLRISLLIIAISTVLYLYRLIKGPSIPDRVIALDAIGINLICITAIISVILRTNAFLEVILLLGILTFIGTVAFAKFLEKGEIIENDRNS from the coding sequence ATGCTCGACCTGGTATTAAGAATCTCACTTCTCATCATAGCTATTTCAACTGTTTTATACTTGTACAGGCTGATCAAAGGGCCATCGATTCCTGACCGGGTCATTGCGCTTGATGCCATTGGAATTAACCTGATTTGTATTACGGCCATCATTTCAGTTATACTCCGAACCAATGCTTTCCTAGAGGTCATTCTGCTGCTTGGAATCCTGACATTCATTGGAACAGTTGCCTTTGCAAAGTTCCTTGAGAAGGGAGAGATTATCGAAAATGATCGTAATAGCTAA
- the kapD gene encoding 3'-5' exonuclease KapD encodes MADHHQLIFIDFEFTMPEGKANPRGFYPEIIEVGIVSIINQTAHKQFSSYVRPVQFPFLSNRCKSFLHISQAQVNSGISFQELITILKEFADYPKTTVVTWGNMDMKVLRQNCQKNNVDFPFSGKFRDLSMEYKKFFGDRNQTGLWKAVEEYGKKGTGRHHCALDDALTTYNIYNLVENDKRYLQKPTPTTIGDRIDFSKVMNKFAT; translated from the coding sequence ATGGCAGATCACCATCAATTAATTTTTATTGATTTTGAATTTACCATGCCAGAAGGAAAAGCCAACCCGCGCGGATTTTATCCTGAAATAATCGAAGTAGGAATCGTCTCCATCATCAATCAAACCGCACATAAACAATTTTCCTCTTATGTAAGGCCAGTTCAGTTTCCCTTTTTATCAAATCGCTGCAAATCATTTCTGCACATTTCTCAGGCACAGGTTAACTCAGGTATTTCCTTTCAGGAATTGATCACGATCTTAAAGGAGTTTGCAGACTATCCGAAGACAACCGTTGTGACGTGGGGGAATATGGACATGAAAGTACTCAGGCAAAATTGCCAGAAAAATAATGTTGATTTCCCTTTCTCCGGCAAATTCAGAGATTTATCAATGGAGTACAAGAAGTTTTTTGGAGACAGAAATCAGACGGGTTTATGGAAAGCTGTTGAAGAGTATGGGAAAAAAGGAACAGGCAGGCATCATTGCGCATTAGATGATGCACTGACCACCTACAATATTTATAATCTTGTCGAAAATGACAAACGATATTTGCAAAAACCAACACCAACGACAATCGGAGACAGGATTGATTTTTCAAAAGTCATGAACAAATTTGCAACATAA
- a CDS encoding transglycosylase domain-containing protein: protein MAPVLIYLFFISGDEVKNVKALSAVLDEKIPLKEIPLTQNSFIVDQNGSLVSEIVTNQENRSFVPIDKIPEAVKTIFIVSEDQKFYEHIGFDPAGMARAVMINAKNQSIEQGGSTITQQLARNVFLSHEKTYNRKLSELLYSYHIERTFSKEEILEGYLNAVYFHNGVYGVQMASNYYFSKPIDKLTLAQIAFISAIPNNPTLYDPIKHFENTKKRQLLLLKNLLDDEYITQEQYDSASAEKIRLNLHHRTDRYPDYVTYVHDELKRLIAENEGYTKRAADADKDEKAVLEEELKNRVQEVVKKGVIIHTALDPALQANVADAFKNNLSDSSVQGASVVIDHHAHQIKALYGGHNYQKFDFNRAYQAYRQPGSAIKPLLDYVPYIDVKNAAASSLISARPFCKKDYCPKNYDEKTYGNVTLETAFKKSYNTPAVRMLDEVGIEKGYSYLKPFGFRSVTPADYVLPSAIGGFTNGFSPLELTQAYSAFANDGVFHKSHAIIKITDLQGNDLYKWQEEPARVWKSTTNNEMRKLLSAVTASGTGTKANHAAPYIGGKTGTTNDYKDLWFVGLTDRYAAGVWIGKDKSGSIVNLAKSAPHQLIWRDITKNRPF from the coding sequence ATGGCCCCCGTACTTATTTATTTATTTTTCATCTCTGGGGATGAAGTAAAAAATGTGAAAGCTTTATCAGCAGTTTTAGACGAAAAGATTCCTTTAAAAGAAATTCCTCTGACACAAAATAGTTTTATCGTTGATCAAAACGGGTCCCTCGTTTCTGAGATCGTCACAAATCAGGAAAACCGGAGCTTTGTCCCAATTGACAAGATTCCTGAAGCTGTTAAAACCATTTTCATCGTTTCAGAGGATCAAAAATTCTATGAACATATTGGCTTTGATCCTGCCGGGATGGCGAGAGCGGTCATGATTAATGCCAAAAACCAATCCATCGAACAAGGCGGAAGCACAATCACCCAGCAGCTTGCCCGCAATGTCTTTTTATCTCACGAGAAAACCTATAATCGGAAGCTGAGCGAGCTCTTGTATTCCTATCACATAGAGAGAACCTTTTCAAAAGAAGAAATTCTCGAAGGTTATTTAAACGCAGTCTATTTTCATAACGGGGTTTACGGGGTTCAAATGGCAAGCAATTATTATTTCAGCAAGCCAATCGACAAGCTGACACTGGCTCAAATTGCTTTTATCAGTGCTATTCCGAATAATCCAACCTTATATGATCCGATCAAGCATTTTGAAAATACAAAGAAAAGACAGCTGCTGCTGCTTAAAAATCTATTAGACGATGAATATATTACTCAAGAACAATACGACTCTGCTTCAGCAGAAAAGATCAGATTAAATCTGCATCATCGGACAGACCGCTATCCTGACTATGTCACCTATGTACATGATGAACTAAAACGCCTTATTGCTGAAAATGAAGGCTACACAAAAAGAGCAGCAGATGCAGACAAGGATGAAAAAGCTGTCCTTGAGGAAGAGCTTAAAAACAGAGTGCAAGAAGTAGTGAAAAAAGGCGTGATCATCCATACGGCTCTTGATCCAGCCCTGCAGGCTAACGTTGCTGATGCTTTTAAAAATAATCTAAGTGATTCTTCTGTTCAAGGAGCGAGCGTGGTAATTGATCATCATGCTCATCAAATAAAAGCCTTATATGGCGGCCATAATTATCAAAAATTTGATTTCAACCGCGCTTACCAGGCCTATCGCCAGCCAGGATCAGCCATAAAACCATTGCTGGATTATGTTCCGTATATAGATGTAAAAAATGCTGCTGCATCGTCCCTTATAAGCGCAAGACCATTTTGTAAGAAAGACTATTGCCCCAAAAATTATGATGAGAAAACTTACGGAAATGTGACGCTTGAAACGGCTTTTAAAAAATCATACAACACACCTGCTGTCAGAATGCTTGATGAAGTTGGCATTGAAAAAGGATATTCTTATTTAAAGCCGTTCGGTTTCCGTTCGGTAACGCCTGCTGATTACGTGCTTCCATCAGCAATCGGCGGCTTCACAAATGGTTTTTCACCTTTAGAACTAACGCAAGCCTATTCGGCTTTTGCAAATGATGGCGTCTTCCATAAAAGCCATGCCATTATCAAAATAACAGATTTACAAGGGAACGATCTATACAAATGGCAGGAAGAACCGGCAAGAGTGTGGAAAAGCACAACTAATAATGAAATGAGAAAGCTTTTATCGGCTGTTACAGCAAGCGGAACCGGAACAAAAGCCAATCATGCAGCTCCCTATATAGGCGGCAAGACAGGTACGACTAATGACTATAAAGATCTATGGTTTGTCGGTTTAACCGATCGATATGCAGCCGGCGTGTGGATTGGCAAAGACAAATCAGGCAGCATAGTGAATTTAGCCAAATCAGCCCCGCATCAGCTTATATGGAGGGATATCACGAAAAATCGGCCGTTTTAG
- a CDS encoding DUF5366 family protein — MKNTYFTSYFPLISILLFSTSFSISTVMMVLKVLKRLGVYGGMLEFFSANGIKLALFIVFALIYFMIFSALKLLADTVTELSLLFFSKDVDGESLKKIRLGSAIYLIAAALSLLLIQYGIGIFAVFLLATLCYFIFVVYQFSFFLTSFSLIGLVLFHVLFWSIFLFGILYICMRLYNSVMASLPV; from the coding sequence ATGAAAAATACATATTTTACAAGCTATTTCCCCTTGATTTCCATTCTGCTGTTCAGCACCTCTTTTTCCATCTCGACTGTCATGATGGTTTTAAAGGTGCTTAAGAGGCTTGGTGTTTACGGGGGAATGCTTGAATTCTTTTCAGCGAATGGAATCAAATTAGCCTTGTTTATTGTTTTTGCTCTTATTTATTTTATGATTTTTTCCGCTCTAAAGCTTCTTGCAGACACAGTAACAGAGCTTTCTCTGCTTTTTTTTTCAAAGGATGTGGACGGAGAAAGTCTAAAGAAAATCAGGCTTGGATCAGCGATCTATCTAATAGCAGCTGCTCTTTCCCTGCTGCTCATCCAATATGGGATTGGAATTTTCGCTGTCTTTCTGCTGGCCACGCTTTGTTATTTCATATTTGTTGTTTATCAGTTCAGCTTTTTCTTAACTTCGTTCTCGTTAATTGGACTTGTTTTGTTTCATGTGCTGTTCTGGTCCATCTTTTTGTTCGGCATCCTTTATATTTGCATGAGATTGTACAACAGCGTGATGGCGAGTTTGCCCGTATAG
- a CDS encoding thiol-disulfide oxidoreductase DCC family protein — translation MTKGKILLFDGVCNFCDGTVQFVLKHDKKAVFKFASLQSDAGQQILSHHSLPLSDFDSFVYVDGDKVYLKSTAALHVLKELGGLFRLTFLFIVIPRPIRDYVYSLLAKNRYKWFGKKESCTLPSPEERERFL, via the coding sequence ATGACAAAGGGAAAAATTTTATTATTTGATGGTGTGTGCAATTTCTGTGATGGAACCGTGCAATTTGTGTTAAAGCACGATAAAAAGGCTGTTTTTAAGTTTGCCTCCCTTCAGTCTGATGCAGGACAGCAAATTCTTTCTCATCACAGCCTTCCTCTTTCCGATTTTGACAGTTTCGTTTATGTGGATGGTGACAAGGTTTACCTCAAATCTACGGCTGCTCTGCACGTATTAAAGGAGCTTGGCGGTTTATTCCGGCTAACCTTTTTATTTATAGTCATCCCAAGGCCTATCAGGGATTATGTTTATAGCCTTCTTGCAAAAAACAGATACAAATGGTTTGGAAAGAAGGAATCGTGTACACTCCCTTCTCCTGAAGAAAGAGAAAGATTTTTATAA
- a CDS encoding Na+/H+ antiporter subunit D: MNNIVMLPLIVPLLAGILLIFFNKYITVQKWMSVIASLIAGIISFLLVLDVRENGILTVEIGSWAPPYGIVFVADMFSSLLVLTTSIIGLTSILFAFRSIGAERERFYFYPAVQFLLTGVTGAFLTGDIFNLFVFFEVMLMSSYVLIVLGGTKPQLRESIKYIIVNIFSSALFVITVAYLYAVTGTLNMADLSQIISENGQTGILTVIAILFLVVFGMKGAIFPLYFWMPGSYQAPPAVVTALFGALLTKVGVYSITRVYSLIFIHDTGYTHQILAWLSVLTILFGVIGAVAYWDIEKIVIYNIIVAVGVILFGVAVFNSPGIEGAIYYLIHDMIIKGALFMLTGAMIVITGTSDLRKMGGLLKNHPLLAWMFFIAAIALAGIPPLSGFVGKLKIVQGGFEAGEYVFALFVLISSLLVLYSIMKIFINGFWGEVKLAKEQEKGSTKGLLFPIAVLIALSIAFGVGTEAAAPYITQAAETLLDPSIYIQAVLKE; encoded by the coding sequence ATGAATAATATCGTGATGCTGCCTCTCATTGTTCCATTATTGGCAGGCATTCTTTTAATCTTTTTCAATAAGTATATAACCGTCCAAAAATGGATGAGCGTCATTGCCTCTTTAATAGCAGGTATCATCTCTTTTCTGCTCGTTTTGGATGTCAGAGAAAATGGTATTCTCACAGTAGAAATCGGAAGCTGGGCGCCTCCGTACGGGATTGTATTCGTTGCAGATATGTTTTCCAGCCTGCTCGTTTTAACAACCAGCATTATCGGGCTGACTTCTATTCTGTTTGCCTTCCGTTCAATCGGGGCTGAAAGAGAGCGTTTTTACTTTTATCCGGCTGTTCAGTTCCTGCTGACTGGTGTAACAGGCGCTTTTTTAACTGGCGATATCTTTAACCTGTTTGTCTTTTTTGAAGTGATGCTTATGAGCTCGTATGTACTGATTGTCCTTGGCGGAACAAAACCGCAGCTGAGGGAATCTATTAAATATATTATCGTGAACATTTTTTCCTCAGCTTTATTCGTCATCACCGTTGCTTACTTATATGCAGTAACAGGCACACTGAATATGGCAGATTTGAGTCAGATAATCAGTGAAAACGGACAAACAGGGATATTGACTGTTATTGCGATTTTATTTTTAGTCGTTTTCGGCATGAAAGGTGCAATCTTTCCGCTTTACTTCTGGATGCCGGGATCTTATCAGGCGCCTCCAGCTGTTGTAACAGCTTTATTTGGAGCTTTGTTAACAAAGGTCGGCGTATATTCCATTACTCGGGTATATTCACTCATTTTCATTCATGACACGGGCTATACGCATCAGATTTTAGCATGGCTCTCTGTTCTGACCATTCTGTTCGGAGTAATTGGAGCAGTTGCATATTGGGATATAGAAAAGATTGTGATTTATAATATCATTGTCGCAGTAGGCGTCATTTTGTTTGGAGTTGCGGTCTTCAATTCACCTGGGATTGAAGGGGCCATTTACTACTTGATCCACGATATGATCATCAAAGGCGCCCTCTTTATGCTTACAGGTGCCATGATTGTGATTACAGGCACAAGTGATTTACGGAAAATGGGCGGACTGCTGAAAAATCATCCTCTCCTTGCGTGGATGTTCTTTATTGCCGCCATTGCCCTTGCTGGAATTCCTCCATTAAGCGGTTTTGTCGGCAAGCTTAAAATTGTCCAGGGCGGCTTTGAAGCCGGAGAATATGTCTTTGCTTTATTTGTCCTGATATCAAGCTTGCTTGTTCTCTACTCCATTATGAAAATTTTTATCAATGGATTCTGGGGTGAAGTCAAGCTTGCGAAAGAACAGGAGAAAGGCTCGACAAAAGGTCTTCTCTTTCCAATCGCTGTCCTGATAGCTCTATCGATTGCTTTTGGGGTTGGAACGGAAGCAGCTGCACCATATATCACTCAAGCTGCTGAAACGCTGCTCGATCCATCAATCTATATTCAAGCCGTGCTGAAGGAGTAG
- a CDS encoding Na+/H+ antiporter subunit A: MTLLHAAIISPFLLAILIPFLYKYFRSVHTGWFVLILPIVLFVYFLGFIGETVQSTVNWIPSLGINFTAYVDGLGLLFALLITGIGSLVVLYSIYYLSKEKEKLNHFYVYLLMFMGAMLGVVLSDNVIVLYTFWEFTSLSSFLLIGYWYHREKSRYGALKSMMITVFGGLSMLGGFVLLYLMTGTFSIREMIEAVPGIMTHQLFIPALVLVLLGAFTKSAQFPFYIWLPDAMEAPTPVSAYLHSATMVKAGIYLVARFSPVFAMTAEWFWLVSIFGIITLFWGSLNAVKQTDLKAILAFSTVSQLGLIMSLLGVGAAALHYDSLDDNFYTVATVAAIFHLINHATFKGSLFMVAGIVDHETGTRDIRKLGGLMSFMPITFTIAVIGAFSMAGLPPFNGFLSKEMFFTGMLNATKMDIFNMETWGFLFPVLAWIASIFTFLYSMVLVFKTFTGPVQLGKLERKPHEAPLGMLISPIILGSLVVIFGFFPNLLSYTLIEPAVESIMPSLLPEGKKFEVHISFWHGFKPELFMTMGVIALGAIGYLTLGKWRKVYDLFPKKLALNKFYDASLSGMERYSNTFTRFYMTGFIRDYLAYIFVFLIVITGGTMVIKGGFSFTLDGTAEIGIYEAVLAFAMVLGTVTILFSKSRLTAIIALGSVGYSLALFFVLFRAPDLALTQLVIETVSVALFLLCFYFLPSFKKREKKLSFRLVNFFISLGVGLVVTLVAISANSNRVGETISSFFIENSYTEAGGKNMVNVILVDFRGFDTLFEITVLGIAALGIYGMVKLRMAKGEEG, translated from the coding sequence ATGACGTTATTACATGCGGCTATCATCTCACCATTTCTACTGGCCATTCTGATACCTTTCCTTTATAAATATTTCAGAAGCGTACATACTGGATGGTTTGTTCTCATTTTGCCGATTGTATTGTTCGTTTATTTTCTTGGGTTTATCGGCGAGACCGTTCAATCAACTGTCAATTGGATACCATCGCTCGGCATTAATTTTACAGCTTATGTGGACGGGCTTGGTCTGCTTTTTGCTTTGCTGATAACAGGTATAGGATCGCTCGTCGTACTGTATTCGATTTATTATCTCTCAAAAGAAAAAGAAAAATTAAATCATTTTTATGTATATCTGCTAATGTTTATGGGAGCTATGCTTGGCGTTGTTCTATCGGATAATGTCATTGTGCTCTACACTTTCTGGGAATTTACGAGCCTTTCATCTTTCTTATTAATCGGCTATTGGTATCACAGAGAAAAATCAAGATACGGTGCATTAAAGTCGATGATGATCACAGTTTTTGGCGGACTTTCAATGCTCGGGGGTTTTGTTCTGCTCTATTTAATGACAGGAACGTTCAGCATCCGTGAAATGATTGAAGCTGTTCCAGGCATCATGACCCACCAGCTGTTTATTCCTGCTCTTGTACTTGTTCTGCTGGGAGCTTTTACGAAATCAGCCCAATTTCCATTTTATATCTGGCTTCCGGATGCGATGGAGGCACCAACGCCTGTCAGCGCGTATCTTCACTCAGCGACGATGGTTAAAGCAGGGATTTATCTTGTTGCAAGGTTCAGCCCTGTATTTGCGATGACGGCTGAATGGTTTTGGCTTGTCAGCATTTTCGGAATCATTACGCTGTTCTGGGGCTCATTAAATGCTGTAAAGCAAACCGATTTAAAAGCGATTCTCGCTTTCTCAACGGTGAGTCAGCTTGGGTTAATCATGTCTTTGCTCGGAGTCGGCGCAGCCGCTCTACATTACGATTCACTTGACGATAATTTTTATACGGTAGCTACTGTTGCAGCAATTTTTCATTTAATTAATCATGCAACATTTAAGGGCAGTCTTTTCATGGTAGCAGGTATTGTTGACCATGAAACCGGCACACGTGATATCCGAAAGCTCGGCGGTTTGATGAGCTTTATGCCGATCACGTTCACAATCGCTGTTATTGGGGCTTTTTCAATGGCCGGTCTGCCTCCATTTAACGGATTTTTAAGTAAAGAAATGTTCTTTACCGGAATGCTCAACGCAACGAAAATGGATATTTTCAATATGGAAACATGGGGATTTTTGTTCCCTGTTCTCGCATGGATTGCAAGTATCTTTACGTTCTTATACAGCATGGTGCTTGTATTTAAAACATTTACAGGTCCTGTTCAATTGGGGAAGCTCGAGCGCAAACCGCATGAAGCACCGCTCGGCATGCTGATTTCTCCAATCATTCTCGGTTCACTTGTTGTGATTTTCGGTTTTTTCCCGAATCTGCTGTCTTATACACTAATTGAGCCTGCAGTAGAATCGATCATGCCGTCTCTGCTTCCTGAAGGCAAAAAGTTTGAAGTTCATATTTCCTTCTGGCATGGATTCAAACCTGAGCTCTTTATGACAATGGGGGTTATAGCGCTTGGCGCAATTGGATACTTGACGCTTGGAAAATGGAGAAAAGTATACGATCTGTTCCCAAAAAAACTTGCGCTCAATAAATTTTATGATGCTTCTTTAAGCGGCATGGAACGCTATTCAAATACATTTACGCGCTTTTACATGACAGGGTTCATCAGAGATTATCTTGCCTATATTTTTGTTTTTCTGATTGTGATAACAGGCGGAACGATGGTCATCAAAGGAGGCTTTTCATTCACTTTGGATGGTACAGCGGAGATTGGCATTTATGAGGCTGTTCTTGCTTTTGCCATGGTGCTTGGAACGGTCACGATTTTATTTTCAAAATCCAGATTGACCGCTATTATTGCACTCGGATCAGTCGGCTACAGTTTAGCCCTGTTCTTTGTCCTGTTTCGCGCACCAGACCTGGCCCTTACCCAGCTTGTAATTGAAACGGTATCGGTGGCGCTGTTTTTACTCTGCTTCTACTTCCTGCCTTCTTTCAAGAAAAGAGAAAAGAAGCTCAGCTTCCGATTAGTGAATTTCTTTATTTCATTGGGAGTGGGACTTGTTGTCACATTGGTTGCTATTTCGGCCAATAGCAATCGCGTCGGCGAAACGATTTCGTCTTTCTTTATTGAAAACAGTTATACAGAAGCCGGCGGTAAAAATATGGTCAACGTTATCTTAGTAGATTTCCGCGGATTTGATACTTTATTTGAGATTACCGTTCTTGGCATTGCTGCACTTGGTATTTACGGCATGGTCAAACTGCGGATGGCAAAGGGGGAGGAAGGATGA